DNA sequence from the Vicia villosa cultivar HV-30 ecotype Madison, WI linkage group LG3, Vvil1.0, whole genome shotgun sequence genome:
TCGGGAGCAACCTAAAATGGAGATCTTGGTATCATCAGCACATGCCTAAACTGTCGCATGCACCATTTCGGCAGATATCTGACCATGGTGTTGGACCCACATGCGAACCATCCGGAATATAATGTGATGCGATCGAATGGGACAACAACACCGTAACTACTAAAGGGCATCCACTAGATATCATCGTGAATAGTGTGGTCAAGATATACACGATATGGGCCGACCTTCTGATTCCCCCTTTGGAAGACTTATCGTGTGGCCCTGGGCATGACGTCAGAGTACGAAGGATCAGGGTCGTAGTCATGGATGCGGTGGAAGTATGAGATGATCCAGCACTGAAACACAAATAAGATGATATGTTAGTACACATTAAGAAATAACATATTAAAtgtgatataattaaaaataattgtaccGTCAGGAGTGTGCAAGATCCAGTCAGCTGTCGAGTCCTCCATAAACTTACTTCATTTAGCTTctagtataggtataccagaatagagGCCCCCCCAGTTCCACTAATTCACTCTACTCAAATCAATGAAGTACTAGAGATATGTCATGTCCACGTTGGTGGCACTTTTGTCCATAAAAAGCACCGTGccaaccaagaacatgaaccaacaccgCAAAGCGTAAGCTCGGTGATACTCAACAAATAAAGCGTCGCCCTCCTCCTCGGTCTCAGCTTCCGCGACCAAATGGTTCTCGTAAAGCTCTCTCAGGCTGGAGAACTGGATATGTGCCCCATTCGTTACACTGCACTCCCTCTCGGCCATAAATGGGAGCATGCCTAGAAAATCCACCATACACCCGATGGCCTCAACCCGTGTATGCGAGAATGGTTCAGTAGAATCCATCTGATCGGAAGGTGGAGCAGACATGCAACATCATAGATGGTGATCGTCAACCCCCCGATAGGAAAGTGGAAAGACGATGTCTCCTTGTTCCACCTTTTGGCATATttcccctgcatgtcgtggcttaTGGTACTATATCCAGTCATGTATAACCCGCCAAGACCGGAAGCAACTACAACATTGTTAAACCACTGAGCCTGTGGAATAAAGAGATTAAATATTTTCCACGAAAGGTTCACGGATTTTATGGTCGGCCTTTCCtgtcacaacaaaaaaaaaacaacaatgttAGTTAATGTTTTCAACTATTTGTAATTAAAACAGTTAAATTAGAAAGTGTAATAAAAAACTACCTCTCTCTCCCAAACACGTTGAGCGATGTGGTCATGGTAGTATATCAACAGAGATGTGTCTGAAGGCCCTCCCAGGTAGCCCTCCTGCTCATCGTCCTGAACATCCACGTCGTTCTCAGGTGCCTTCACCTCGGGCACCCCCTCCTCCTCAGGTGCCTCCACCTCCTTCTGATGTTcctccacctcctcctcctcaacCTCACGGGAGGAAGacgcccgagccagccgactcctcaaTCCAAATGAGGAACCTCCAGGCACCTCTTCCATTTGAAATGGTACTCAGACTCGACTCCGTCCCCGAGTCACTGCTTGCTGTGCAACCCTCTCGCGCCGAGCCGATGCTATCTatgtctccctaccctgtctaagTCGTGCGGCCGGTGCTTGATTTCCTATCATTTTCTTGAAAAACTGCAATCGGTAAGACTTTGAAACAACTATgaaaatttagaagaaaaaaaaacagttcAGTGGatatttcgaaagtgcatttccgaaactggtcagAGGTGACTACGaaaatgcactttcgaaaaccCCTGCTAGACTCCATTTCTGCAGAAACCCATTTTCTTGCCCTTACtgcttcaaaatcaaattttttctatCTAAACACAATCATTGACATACAAGAACTTCACCCTACAACATTTATCTAATTTCTAAATGCCCTAATAACATTTACAACCTAGATTTCAAAATAAGAAAACTTAAATTTTGTTGAtggttgaagttgttgttgaaCGAGACTTTGAATGCTTATAAATGCTTGGAAGGAGTTGTAGAGCAAGTTTAGTTTGTGTAGAAGTTAGCACAAATGGGTTTGTGTGGAAAAGTTTATGTTTTTAGGAGAATGAAAAGAATGGGGTGGCAGTAACGcctcgaatttaattaattatttaattaaattgatccaggatttattcgttggaattagttgaagtcgggaTTTATCGCTATTAATTTAAAGGCGTGATTGGATTAATGTATTGATTTGAGCAGTAAAATTATGGTcagattagtcggagaaatacaattgtGAGTTTGTGTTATTTAAGCTATGGATTGATTGTggttgtggaatattattggaataatattcgTTTATGTTAtgtgactatttaattatttatagtgTGTTTTGTCAGTTAATTGATATAATATAATGAAGTTAGTAGTATTGGGCCTTAGTGGTAGATATATGTCACAATAGATGGATTACGGGtgaagcccattagtgagaagtGAAATAGTAATAGTTAGGATTTTAGAGATtgagtctcataacttattttggagaaagaagagaaacaaGAGAAGAAAGAGGAAAACTAGGGCATAAAGGGGAAGAACTCCATTGGAgaaggtgaagcttttgctaaggcaAGGgcggggttcttactctctaagggttggcattatgatgggtatggtagaggtTAAGTTTCATAATTGTCAATCCATGAATGTGTGAAGTATTTAAGTTTTTATGTGTTTTGGATGTCATGAATGATGTGTATGTTCTAACTTGTATTGATGATATGTTATGGTGGGTTTGATTTTATGCTTTGATATCCATGATCTTCTAAATTtgcaattttgatgtttgatgatttgttggaatttatTAGTATGAATGTGATAAATTGTGTGCAATGGATTGtatatgtgtattagattgttgtgtTTGTTATGCGTTAAATCATTGGTACTAAAATAATGAGTTTTGGTTGCGAAATTGGGATTTTTGGAGGTTTGGATACAAAGGTTCGTATTTGGAAAAAGTTGAAGATTtttgtttctggttcagcaggaaatcgatttacctatgGGGGAAATTGATTTGCTATGATGTGTTTTCAATATTTTGTTTCTGTttcagcatgaaatcgatttgcctatgggggaaatcgatttgcctagCTGCGTTTTCGATATTTTGCTTCTGTTTCAGCATGAAATTGATTTTCCTATGAGAGAAATAAATTTGATGGCTTAATTTTGTGAAAATATGCTACTGgacaaggtggaaatcgatttacatgttaaggaaattgatttcatgctgtttggcaattttgaaaaacttggaaaactcataacttttgactcgggtttTCGTTTGACGCACCGTTTGGACAGTTGGAAATCTAAAATGAATTCCTATCTTATAAGAATGGATTAAGAACCATTAGAAGATTATTTAATATGACTTATACTTTTGTATGTGTTGATATGCAtaaattgataatgatgttgtatgaTATATGCAATTAATTGTACGTATTTGACATGTATGAGCTGATAATGATGCCTTTtgatgaattaacaataaatatgtttttattaagtttaatatGTCGTGTTTTGATGTTTCTTGagttgttgatgtttgttattAATATGATagattgttgatgtttgttgttaacatgacgAGTTAGTTGGTGTTGTTATTAATATGacgaaattgttgttgttgttgctagtatgtggaatttgttgttgctgttgtagaccctatggtcaatggtgataagttgtattgtgataTATTGTTAAGTGAATTAATGTTGTATGATGATACGACATAGCAACGTGATTGAGACGTGATGAATTACTATGATAGTAATGATATGGTTATTGCCGTaaaaccttggcattgagtttaTGTGATTGAGACGATATTTTTGTGGATTATGTATGTTGTTTTtttgtgaatgtgcatcattgagtcgcattccagtgcattgtttgagacggcccaagtGACAAacgtttgagacgggagttttactccaatggtaccacatgcatacgcataagttgagtcgcatttgagtcgCATTTTGAATTGTTGTAATCATgaaatgaatatcattattatgtGATGATGAAATAATTGTGATGTGATTATgtcattatattttattaataacatTGTTGTCGTGGTAATGAAATGATTGTCATActgtgttgatgatatcattgtgAAGTTGAAATTGTTGTGTTGCTTTGTTGATGGTTTGATTGTGATGAAAgctgtattatgttgataagttATGAAGTTTTATTAATTGATGTAtgtagtggtgaaattatgtatgatctatatctcctatattatttatcatgtattcctttatattgtaagatatctcaccccttctgctgatatttcctctaccatgggaaatgggcaggtactcaagattagttgtggatgttcgaggttatctTTATGAAGTCTTCATGTTGCTCTATAATAAGTCAAGAGGGtattgctctgatacatagcactcgggggatggACGATTGTTGTTATGTTTAAATGTTATTATTACCTTAATTTGAATTATGAATTATCATGTTGATTTTGAAGTTTTTTAGTCGAATAAATATGTTAAGCGAATTGAAgttgaataatattaatagttgCAAAGTGTTTTCAGTGAGTAAAAGATGTGATGTTGTTACCGTTGTGAAATTATGATTCCGCTGTTTAGTTGATTAATCGAATTGAAATATGTGGCTATAAGTTCATTCAGGttctaagtgttatgtatctgcatAATTATGATTAATGTATGTTGCTTATGTGAAGTAAATGTGACATCCCTTGTATGATTAAATTTtctgcactctgattttattaatatttgataggtagaattggggtgttacattagtggtatcagagtaggtcggtctgtccggccaatgttttttaatgttgtttattccacagtatgcgacaagtgtgtgaaacacttgCGGTACTTGTTGCCTTCTGGTTGTGtgtctgcaggagttggtttgaaactaagtgtgggagaagctatgcttctcatATATGTTTCGGTTGTAGGATGTAGTATGTTGCTGAGGGAGACAGTGCAAGTGTtattggagtttgttgtttcccgaatcgacGATGACTTGTatttaagactttggttgttaattaagttggaacatcttgaggGAGGATAATTAGACGTTGTTGATGGTTAtttctagaagatggaatttagaaagttgcgACGTTCCAACACTGCagatggactgtgaagttattgTTTGAGTAACCTTGTGTAAGATGTCGATGTTGGATCAGCGATTAAGCAAAATATTATTGTAGACCTTGCAGTAGGATTATTGGTAAGTGATTGAGGCAGTAGTAGAAGTTGTTGAAACATCCTGAAGCGCGAGTAAGAATTGGAAATGCGAAGAGAGtagtatgatttcaataataagaagtgttgataatggcgtacatgaatttttttctgatgtatcgtcagaggtgtTTTAGTAGGTAGTTACAAAACGTCGGTGTTAGTATTTTTGGATGATTTTGGAAGTTATTGAACTCTAGTGCTTTTGGTGACGTGAGTACAAGTGCTAAAGGAAAGCTATTGtagtttagtaacgatggtttatactccattatggttgtcggctacctattgacaaatttaggacttgatcacccttaatctcttgtcgatagtagacgaaatcgtgaTTGGATGGTATAGACGTATCTTGCTAGCCTGATAGTGCGTAAAGGGATGAATGTTATGTCGTGAAGATAGTTGCTCTCTGGTCAGTGTGAATTAATGGAAAAGTATCCATAAAAAGTTGAGAGGTAATGAACATGTCGGAGGAGCTGGTTTATAGGCGAGATAGCATTGCAAAGTGAAGTATTGAGAGCGTCGAGTGAACAACGATGTTGTGGTGGATGTTAAGGAAAGTCCGAACTAGATTAATACTTGTAAACCATATAgttgacaaaaaaatttaatGTAGACGatgacttaagatggattatcaAAGTTGTGCAGATGAAGCGTGATGTGGCGCAGTTGCTATGTGTGTATGGTGTTAGAGATGACAAACTAGGTTTTAGAAGCCTAAGAGAATCATATGTCTCGATCTACATGTTTGATTTGGTGGGTGTTGAGATAAGGAGGATGTGCCAGAATATGGTATTTTCTCGTGAATACTTGCTGAGTTTATACGGATGATATAAGGGATGTTAGTTTATGGTGAAGTTGGGTGTATTCGTTGagtaatcttgttaagttgaTGTTATAGTGACTTTGTTTTGTTGTCGTGATATTGTTGTTGGCAATTGGAAGTAAGAAGTGATATTTCATGCTAAGACTGAATTGAGTATGATGGCTATGTTGATGTCACTATAAGGGTGATACGACGTGGTGGAAAGAGAGTTGTTGGTGTTTGTTGAAGAATGGCATGTATAATTGTGGGAATGAAAGTACGTATGTGTTCAAATGTTGAGAGTGTTGTAAATACAATAATGATGTGGCGTTAAAGACCTAAGTATAAGAGGGTTATGGTTGTTAGTGCCTTAAAAATTGATATGTCAAGATATTGTTGAGCAATGATAATTCTGTTGCTAAGTTAATGAGGTGAGATTGTATCTCCACGTATAAGCGTGTTATAGTTGTTGCTCCTTTAAGTGATTGTAAGCCAATAGATTCCTGTGGTGGTTGGTAAGTTGTTAACAAGTATGTTGTAGAGATGTCGAGTAATTGACATTGGATTCAAGTCCCATTGAGTTGTTGTGGTAATTGGAGCGTTGCCCAATACAACTAAGGATAGGAGAGTTGCAAGCGAAGATGAGGATGGTTATGTCAGATAGATTTTCGAGGAAGAAAATATCTTAATTGGGGGAGAGTtataacaccccgaatttaattaattatttaaataagttgatcaaggatttattcgttggaattagttgaagtcgggaTTTATCGCTATTAATTTAAAGGCATGATTGGATTAATGTGTTGATTTGAGAAGTTAAATTATGGTCGTATTAGTCGGggaaatacaattgcgagttggtattatTTAATTTATGGATCGATTGTggttgtggaatattattgggaataatattcgtttaTGTTATGTGACTATTTAGTTATTTATAGTGTGTTTTGTGATTTAATTGATATAATATAATGAAGTTAGAAGTATTGGGACTTAGTGGTAGAGATATGACACAATAGATGGATTATggattaagcccattagtgataAGTTaaatagtaagagttagggttttagagattgatTCTCATAACTTA
Encoded proteins:
- the LOC131659488 gene encoding protein MAIN-LIKE 2-like; this translates as MEEVPGGSSFGLRSRLARASSSREVEEEEVEEHQKEVEAPEEEGVPEVKAPENDVDVQDDEQEGYLGGPSDTSLLIYYHDHIAQRVWEREERPTIKSVNLSWKIFNLFIPQAQWFNNVVVASGLGGLYMTGYSTISHDMQGKYAKRWNKETSSFHFPIGGLTITIYDVACMLPFMAERECSVTNGAHIQFSSLRELYENHLVAEAETEEEGDALFVEYHRAYALRCWFMFLVGTVLFMDKSATNVDMTYL